TATCGATATGGGTTTTGGGCCAAGGCCCCACTCCCTCCCTATGACTATTCTTTTCTCCCAGTCTCTGAGGCCTAGGGTGAATATGTGGATTACATCGCTCTCTTTCTTAATATATTTCCCAGCTATTCTCTGCAGGTCTTTCAGCCTCTGTGGATCTATCTCTCCTGCGAAGGCGCTCCTCTGTATCCTTGTTAGGCCTAGCCTGAATAGATCGTCTGCTAGTTTCTGCCTATCCGCGTTATCCCCTATATCATAGACAACCAGGATCCTCACCATACCTCTATGAACCCCTTATATCTTGTTCCACTTCTCAGGGATGATGCTAGTCTCATGGCCGAGGCTCTTATGGCTTGGGATAGTTTTTTCGGGTTGTGGTCCCCCTCCTCTTTAACTATTCTCTCTAGGCTCTCCGTTATCGCCTTGGCTAGCTCTGCTCTGTATTTTCTATCTATGAAGCCCTCTGTGATCTTTGGTCTATAGCCTTTTCTGAAGAGCTCTACCAGGGCTCTATCTACTGCTGATGGTTTGAACATTTCTGAGAAGTCATATACTAGGCTCTCCTTACCAGATCTATCTTTGTGTATATAGCCA
The Sulfolobales archaeon DNA segment above includes these coding regions:
- the cas2 gene encoding CRISPR-associated endonuclease Cas2, with translation MRILVVYDIGDNADRQKLADDLFRLGLTRIQRSAFAGEIDPQRLKDLQRIAGKYIKKESDVIHIFTLGLRDWEKRIVIGREWGLGPKPISI